The Pirellulales bacterium genome window below encodes:
- the rpmA gene encoding 50S ribosomal protein L27: MAHKKGQGSSRNGRDSNAQRRGVKKFGGEQVWAGHILVRQVGNRVFPGKGVGQGSDYTLFALVDGYVKFDRDGRRVSIVDVR; the protein is encoded by the coding sequence ATGGCTCACAAAAAGGGACAAGGCTCCAGCCGTAACGGACGCGATTCGAATGCGCAGCGGCGGGGCGTGAAGAAGTTTGGCGGCGAGCAGGTGTGGGCGGGCCACATCCTGGTGCGCCAGGTCGGCAACCGGGTTTTTCCCGGCAAAGGCGTGGGCCAGGGCAGCGACTACACATTGTTTGCGTTGGTCGACGGCTACGTCAAATTCGACCGCGACGGCCGCCGCGTGAGCATCGTCGACGTTCGATAA
- a CDS encoding type III pantothenate kinase, whose product MTSPQREVIAAIDVGNSRIKVGLYLARDIAATADDALPQPIATHDLLPEADGLARLADQLAPHRPDDLAWWIGSVERTFASRFVDWLRTNGAQRIAMMACGDLPLVVSLPRPDMVGIDRLLAAVAINRLREPDRPAIIADLGTAITVDLVSADGAFLGGAILPGIAMAARSLHDFTDLLPQIEMAQLEEPPPALGASTVEAMRSGIYWGAVGGIRHLVELLTAAAASGDPQVFLTGGAAPAVASLISVKATYVPHLTLAGIALAAAEA is encoded by the coding sequence ATGACTAGCCCCCAGCGCGAAGTGATCGCCGCGATCGATGTCGGCAACAGCCGCATCAAGGTGGGACTGTATCTCGCGCGCGACATCGCTGCCACGGCGGACGACGCTTTGCCCCAACCGATTGCCACGCACGACCTGCTGCCCGAAGCCGACGGCCTGGCCCGGTTGGCCGATCAACTCGCGCCGCACAGGCCCGACGATCTGGCCTGGTGGATTGGCAGCGTGGAGCGAACGTTTGCCTCGCGGTTCGTCGATTGGCTGCGGACCAACGGGGCGCAGCGGATCGCGATGATGGCCTGCGGCGACCTGCCGCTGGTGGTCTCGCTGCCGCGGCCCGACATGGTCGGCATCGACCGGCTGTTGGCGGCGGTGGCGATCAATCGCTTGCGGGAGCCCGACCGCCCGGCCATCATCGCCGACCTGGGGACCGCCATCACCGTCGACTTGGTGTCGGCCGACGGAGCGTTTTTGGGCGGCGCCATTTTGCCGGGCATCGCCATGGCCGCTCGCTCGTTGCACGACTTCACCGATCTCTTGCCGCAAATCGAAATGGCCCAATTGGAAGAACCACCTCCGGCGCTGGGCGCCTCGACCGTCGAGGCGATGCGATCGGGCATCTACTGGGGCGCCGTGGGAGGTATTCGGCATCTCGTCGAATTATTGACGGCGGCGGCAGCCAGCGGCGACCCGCAAGTCTTTCTGACGGGCGGCGCGGCGCCCGCCGTTGCCTCGCTGATCTCCGTGAAGGCGACGTATGTGCCCCATCTGACGCTTGCCGGAATCGCGCTCGCCGCCGCAGAGGCTTGA
- a CDS encoding LssY C-terminal domain-containing protein, which produces MTHTAIENVRRTHRLRRVAARAGDATIGLLAVYLVVAYAILPLLWRHFEHHRVMSDAPKTAVTSDGIPGDPLNVALVGSHDEVVAAMLAAGWSPADPTTLRSSLHIAESVVFKRPYETAPVSNLFVFGRRQDLAFEQPVDENARARHHVRFWHSDELGIGGRPLWIGAATFDRSVGFSHRTGKITHHIASDIDSERDHVILICDCSACSSKKVSVTT; this is translated from the coding sequence ATGACCCACACCGCCATCGAAAACGTCCGCCGCACACACCGCCTTCGCCGCGTGGCCGCGCGGGCCGGCGATGCGACCATCGGCTTGCTGGCTGTCTATCTGGTGGTGGCCTACGCCATTTTGCCGCTGTTGTGGCGGCACTTCGAGCATCATCGCGTGATGTCCGACGCCCCCAAGACCGCCGTCACCAGCGACGGCATTCCCGGCGACCCGCTCAATGTGGCCCTTGTCGGCAGCCACGACGAAGTGGTGGCCGCCATGCTCGCCGCGGGTTGGTCGCCGGCGGACCCCACGACGCTGCGTTCCAGCCTGCACATCGCCGAAAGCGTCGTCTTCAAACGCCCTTACGAGACCGCCCCGGTCAGCAACCTATTTGTTTTTGGGCGGCGCCAGGATCTGGCGTTCGAGCAACCCGTCGACGAAAACGCCCGCGCGCGGCACCACGTGCGGTTCTGGCACAGCGACGAGCTGGGCATCGGCGGTCGCCCGCTCTGGATCGGCGCGGCGACGTTCGACCGCAGCGTCGGCTTTAGCCATCGGACCGGCAAAATCACGCACCATATCGCCTCCGACATCGACTCGGAACGCGACCATGTGATCTTGATCTGCGATTGCTCGGCTTGTTCGTCGAAGAAAGTTTCCGTCACGACTTAA
- a CDS encoding BON domain-containing protein: MNYVRSVSWLFVGLWLSLTSSAALAQQGGGGMGGGGFGGGGGGGGGFGGGNSGFGAGNNVSLQSLTQSPQSLPSIIKRSVQGTFGTRQLGSGQRQRYRGFLGSSQAGMGQSQYGASGAFSQARRGALQGTGLSTFGSFTNAGGQRGMQATGQMGQNQFAQNRPASGNAGGRRVTVRVGFQPNGPAPREIAGSLQRTLNRVQNMSGSASVAGRTVVLSGVAASSHDRQLAETLALMEPGVDRVQNNIVAPSAVMPNVGAPSAGTPNVGVEVGSGNIPPQALENVPPPPRP, encoded by the coding sequence ATGAACTACGTCCGTTCGGTGTCTTGGTTGTTCGTGGGGCTTTGGTTGTCATTGACATCGAGCGCCGCCTTGGCGCAACAAGGCGGCGGCGGTATGGGGGGCGGCGGCTTCGGAGGCGGCGGGGGCGGCGGAGGAGGGTTCGGTGGCGGCAACTCCGGCTTCGGAGCGGGCAACAACGTCAGCTTGCAGTCGCTGACGCAGTCGCCCCAAAGCCTGCCCTCCATCATCAAGCGCAGCGTTCAAGGCACCTTTGGCACGCGGCAACTTGGCTCCGGCCAACGGCAGCGATACCGTGGCTTCTTGGGATCGAGTCAAGCGGGGATGGGCCAGTCGCAATACGGCGCCAGCGGCGCTTTTTCCCAGGCCCGCCGCGGAGCCTTGCAAGGCACCGGACTTTCCACGTTCGGCAGCTTCACCAATGCGGGCGGCCAGCGCGGAATGCAGGCCACCGGTCAAATGGGACAAAACCAGTTCGCGCAGAACCGACCCGCGTCGGGCAATGCCGGCGGCCGCCGGGTCACCGTGCGCGTCGGTTTTCAACCGAATGGGCCCGCTCCAAGGGAAATTGCCGGCAGCTTACAGCGCACGCTGAACCGCGTGCAAAACATGTCGGGTTCGGCATCGGTCGCCGGCCGGACTGTGGTGCTCAGCGGCGTCGCGGCCAGCAGTCACGATCGGCAACTTGCCGAAACGTTGGCCCTCATGGAGCCGGGCGTCGATCGAGTGCAAAACAACATCGTGGCGCCCTCGGCGGTGATGCCCAACGTGGGCGCTCCCTCGGCGGGAACGCCCAATGTGGGCGTGGAAGTGGGATCGGGCAATATCCCGCCTCAGGCTCTCGAAAACGTTCCGCCGCCACCGCGCCCCTAG
- a CDS encoding STAS domain-containing protein — MAAYRWIATSQQSGVTVVRFTETKITDSARIEELHHELTRLVDTEHPSRLLLNFDKVDYLSSEALRVFLMLHKKLQSRGAMLKLCNVAPEIFQVFELTGLKKVFEIWPTLVDALSEF; from the coding sequence ATGGCTGCCTATCGCTGGATCGCGACCTCCCAACAGAGCGGTGTCACCGTCGTGCGATTTACGGAGACGAAGATCACCGACTCCGCACGGATCGAAGAACTCCATCACGAGCTGACACGGCTCGTGGATACGGAGCATCCCTCCAGGCTGCTCTTGAACTTCGACAAGGTCGATTATCTCTCGTCCGAGGCGCTGCGCGTGTTTCTGATGTTGCACAAAAAATTGCAAAGCCGCGGAGCGATGCTTAAGCTCTGCAACGTGGCGCCGGAAATCTTCCAGGTGTTCGAGCTCACCGGACTGAAAAAAGTGTTCGAGATCTGGCCCACGCTGGTCGACGCGCTGAGCGAGTTTTGA